A stretch of DNA from Arachis hypogaea cultivar Tifrunner chromosome 19, arahy.Tifrunner.gnm2.J5K5, whole genome shotgun sequence:
ttttaaataaaaatattcgatcgttaaattttagttaattttataaaaaatattattctaaaaTTATTCTTCTATTATCATCTTCAATTTattcttaactttttttttaataacattaacaaaaacacaaaatttatctCTAACCTCACACAGTCACACTCATCGATAGAAAACTAttcttattctcttctttttcacttCATCACTACTCACAGTTACAAATAATACCACAAATCTAAAAATCAATCAATATGGTCAAATTTAacgatttaaattaatttaaaaaacaaaaaataccaaaattacatatacatatttaacattttaaaacacaaaataaatccTAGCACATCAATACATAATCCAATAATTGAATTactaatgagaaaaataaaaactctAAATCTTGATACTTAAATTTTGTTGGCGAGTTGAACGACCAGTCGTCCAACGGAAAGAGAAGACTCGTAGATATATGAATAGTTAATGCACTCGTTGCGCATGTACCAAGACAGAACGCAGTCGTTGACGGAGAATTCTGCAATGGCGGCGCCGATGTAGTAATCGACTTTGAAGATCTTCTTCTTGTGAGAAGAGAGCTTGGGGTTGGCCTTGTTGACGCATGTCAAAATGACGTGCATTTTGGATCGGAAGCCAATTGCAGTAGAATCCTGCTTTACTATCTTCATGGCGTATTCAACCTGAAAGAGCCTCTTAACGCGCGAGCCCCATGTTGTAATGTTGGTGTCGTATTGGTTACTGAACATTGTCGTTTAAAGGTTTGGGCATTAGTTAGGTTTCAATAGATTGAAGATGGTGATAGAaggataattttataatttaatatgtttttttttatagagtcaacaaaaatttaataattaagtaTTTTTGTCTAAGGAACTCATCATTTATAGGTATAAGATTGGCTTAAATTTTGAGTAAACTAACATTTTTATCCataaagttgaaaacgctgacacatcttcccataaaaaaaaaaagaaaattatcatttgtatccataaaacatgagtttcatataacaaaattatCTAAACACTAAAAAATTACATAACTCCAAATTACCCTTATCATCATCTGCATTATCTTTCTCCTCTCCACTAGTCACTCCATCATCCTCATCTGCTCGTCaccttaccaccaccaccaccactaatcccatcctctctctctcaccaataattaattgatttttaaacaATCCTAGCAGCAATTTTTTTAGCCACGAGCCACCTCTCCTCTTCTGTGACAAATGTCGCGGCCTTTTTTCAGCCACAAGCCACCTCTCCTCCTCCGTGACAAATGTCGCGGCCTCTGTTTTCGTTCTTGCAGCCTCCAGCGTCAGCGTCAATGACTACCCCTCCTTCTCTCCTTTCCTGTCTCGCCCTTGCCGACCAAAGGACTTTTGCACCAGCCCCTGCATCGCCGCCGCCAGCAACCCTAGAGTCGCAATGCCCCCTATTCTCTCTTCACTGCCGACCACCCTCACCTACCGTGGCCACCTTCTCCTCATTACCAAACCAGTGCCCCAAATGGGCCCTGCGTTAGCCGCCACCACCGCGGTCTCCTTTGCGAACCAAAATCGCAGCGAgctctttctctctctgtctctttcgccatttttctttcctCCCAGAAAAAGTGAATCAAAATACATGAGACTTCTATGTTTGGTTGTTCAGATTTGATCCTTTCTCTTCACACTTTGGATCTGTATCATTTTTCGCCCTATTTTTGTCAGCTTTTTCCATGACACCCTTTTCGTTGTTTTGTTTACTCAAACAGCTTCACACTCAACTGGAACCAAGATCTAATTTTGACTCTCACCCATTGTCATCCATTTCAAATTTCTTTCTGAGTTGATTTTGATTCCTCCAAAGGTGCTTTTATCCGAGGTAATTCATGAGGTCACTATTTTTCAATACACTGTACTTTAATTGAGGTGATGAAGGAGCGGCAATGAGGTGGTTTGTGGCAGAGAAATGAAGGTTAGATCGGAGGGTGTTCAGGTGATGCGAAGAGAGAGATGGGGGATGATGGTAGTAGTGGTAATGATAAGGGTAATTTGagatttttaggtaattttttagtgtttagataattttgttgtgcagaacTTATGTTTCATGAGTATAAATAGTAATTTTCTTCTTCTATGAATAGAGGTGTCAGCTTTTTTAACTTTCGTGGGTTGAAATAGTAGCTTTTTATGATTAGTTTTGTCAACGTTTAAATTTTGATggtcaaaactcaaaaataatgaTTTACTCATTTAAATAATATACATGATAtcctaaaattaatttttcttaattttatatatatatgagttgATTGATTAACTTAatcatttatttaaataagtgtcaaaaatttaaattttattttatatatacaataatttattattaactataaatttttaaataaaacttcaaTTCATAACAAATTAGTCTTTAATGCGCGTACACGAGATATTATATCATGTTTCAACTTAATTCTCATTTAGCACCCGATCAAATACAATTTCATTTCAAATGAACTCCATGTAATTACCTGATAACATTATATACCAGTACTATAGAacaaagtaatatatatattaataaaatattttatatttaatatgtataaacaatattattttattcaaaataaatcaatttgagAGATGCTTTAGTCACGCAGATGAGTATTTTTgggttaaaatttaaataaaaaatgccACTTTTTATAAACTGTTAACTGTAATGTTTataagagttaatagtcaaaagtcatttttgaaaaatacttcGATTTTTATATTCAtctccaaaaaataaaattaatcaaattcgtcTCCAAAAAATAACCAATTTGATtgcgttagtccttccgtcattTTCTGCGCTGTGACAAAAATTCATCCATTCTATAATTCAATTAATGTATCACGTCTTCGTCTTTAGCAGATGGAACCGGCATTCTAATAAAAACCCATAGCATCACAGAATCCATGAATTCTACTTTGAGCGACGGCTACGATGCAGACGACGTCGATGCACAGACAATGACGGTGTTGAAGGCATAGGCAGTGACGCAGGCGGCAACATAGACAACCTGGGAACATAAAATCTGCTATGGAGATGAGGTTCGATTCCTTTGAATTTGGAATTAAGGTCCATGAATTTAGGGACTGATTTGAATTGATGTAATAAATTTATCTTATCAGCAACAAAAAAGTACTAAACGAGTGCCACATTGGCAGTTAACAGGTCATGTCAGCGAGCGTTAGCCGCCTCAGCGCAGGAGATGACAGAAAGACTAATGCGACTAGATTGTTTATCTTTCGGGAacgaatttgattaattttatctttcgggACAAAAATGAAGATCAAAATATCTTTTCAgaacgattttgactattaacttatGTTTATAACTTACTCTAACAAACCTCTTttaaccatttttttttttgtcttttttcccaaaattaatattatttactaGTTTAGGTATAACGCGGTGGTTGGGCTAACATGCAATCCGTTAAGATACCTTATTTTATCAAACTCGCCTGATCACTTTGAactttgaagaagaaagaaataaaatgtAGCATCCAAAGCCAACAAAAACCAACCTCTCAACATGGAATAAGTAACATGTACATGCCAACCTCCTGAATAATTTATAGAACCCTAGTACAAATTACAAAAGACATATCTTGATATTGTCATAAACAAAAGCCCAACAACCACACTCCCAACTTCCAATTCTTTACAGATAGTCACATTAATTGATCAGACACACAACTTGTACCAAAATGAAAACAACTCATCATGCATGTCAAGTGTCAACCCCCCAAGTTGTAGTCTCCTCCTTGCTGATATAAATTATACATTCCACCTACTTCCATTTTTCCATCTAGATAATCTCCCcctgcaaaaataaaattaataaatatagttGGACTTAGCTGAATTGCTATAATAGAATGATAGATTAAAGAGAGGATCATCTATAATACTTTGATGGTTTGGGGGGTGGAATTTGGTTTGATTAAagtttagaattaggattaaaatAGGTAATTGAGaataaatttggaaaaaaaatttaactaatagttgatggtaaaaaaaataactaactataataaaaatagaaataaaacatatttcaaatattagagaaaaaattgaatcaaattaaacttattttattgtAGTATAGATCTGCTTTTCTAAATATCCAATGAGTTTCAAAGAATGTGAAGCCACGTACTTGAGTTTGATAGAACATCATCAAAAACAGGCATACGACTAAAATTCCTTAAGGGTCTTAGAGTGCCATCTGATGTGAAAATGGGATCTGATTTGTTGTTCTTGTTTGGATGTTGATTATTTAAATACTGCAACTCAGGGTTTTGAAAGCACAACTTTTCTGGCCTATTAGTAGCAGAAGCATTAGTCATTATGATGGtactatgttgttgttgttgggaacCAATTAACTCCTCTGGCCTTGTCTTCTTATCCTTAGAATCAACCTCAGCATCTACTTCTGATTCAATAGTAGTAGGTGGCACATTATTTTGAAGCTTCCTCTTTGATCTTGCACGCCTGTTTTGGAACCAATTGTATACATTTGTTTCAGAAATCTGGCCATGGTGGCTAAGTTCAGCAGTGATCTCTTTAATCTTCTCCTTGCTTGGAGTTCCATTTCCTTGATCAAATATCCGCTCAAGAATTTGAAGCTGCAATGGTGTTGGTGTCCACCTCTGCCTAGACGTTATTTTCTGCCCTGCTGATGTCATCAATGAATCGCAGTATATATTTCCCACCCGAACTCCTAATCAAGAAAATTAAACCACAATCACTTTCTTATattaacaaacaaataaaaaattaatcctcTGCACAAACATCTCAGTTAACACATGATTCAGAGAAAGATCACACTTAAAGAGTATAATGTGCACACTCTAAAATAATTATATGTCAGTTTTCACGATATTAACAAATTCGAATACAATAAAGATATTAATcaatatacaataaaaaatattaaagaattatcagaatttattattttttgctatcatttaattattaactcaatttttttaatctaattctTTTAGTTTCATAATCCAACGacatattttatttcatattttaaatattgatgattaacttatagtaaaaaataataaattctgatgattTTTTTAACAATTCTGCTAAATTACATATCATAGAAAATCAATAATAGAAGGGAAACTTGTGCTTGGGTAATGATTATTATTGGTTAATgattattattttgttaaagCTCGCATTGGCTTTCGTGTAAATCGACAAAGACCAAATTGGTGAATGGAGAGGGATCAGATATTCAGATTGGTGTTCACTAAAGAGAGAAAATTGGATGATAAACCTAAACCTTAGACTTTGGGTGAAGAAATTATCATCGATTAAATTTGCAGCTGCAATAATCAAACAATTTTCAAGCTTGTTAAAGAGTTGATTGCTGAAGATTGAAACTGAAAATTGAAGCTGGTTTATGTTTGTAGATAATCTATCACAAAAGTAAGATGATTGATGAGagaattaagaaataaaaatatgaaacctGTAAGATCGTGGTGAGTGGAGAGTGTTCTATGCATCTCAACGAGCTGgtcacagagagtggcataaacCGCAATCTGCTTCCTCAGAGTTTCTAACTGTTCATCAGTCATAACCTTCACAAACATCATATTGTTGTTAGTACGATCTGCCTTCTCATTATTCTGTAACTGCTTCTGCCATTCTATCATCTTCACCACCAtccagagagagaaagagaagctgAGAGAAAAGGTTCGTCAGAAAAAAGTGCAAGTGGCACCAAAAACCAACAAAAAGGtacgagaaagaaagaaagagacaaaaggcGCAAACATGAAACGTTTACAAACACGATCCTCTATTCCTTTTTACGCTGTGCGGCATGTGACTCACTTCGATCATCTCattcaaaatattcaaaaaatgaaATGGACACCCATGTGATGTGCCCAAAATTCTTCTTCTATTGCAATCATTTTCTGTTTATGCCGTAAGCGCCTCAAATTCATAATTTAATGGTGCAAGGATAAGTCATTACTCATTAGTAAGGGTGTACATGGGCTGGGTCACATCGGGTTTGACTTAACCTAGACTTGTTCCGAAATATAGACTAGGTCCATAACTCGATTTTAGACTTAATGAAACTTACGTACCTTTGGGCTGGGTGAAAACCGAGTTTTTAACATGTAAGAATCATCTAATTTTcaaccattatttcacaattTACATAGTAAAAttgacttaaaaaaatataataaaaaccaaTCCTTCTCTAAAATTAtagtataaccataatcaatactaatattgtctaataataccaaatatttaaatcaatacaaataacacaatattatgcattagtataaagtcttatgcattttaaacataaaacattaacttataatcttataatgactaataacacaaaatattaaggtttacaatatttaaattccacataaaaatagccaccatccatcactaataacacaaaatattaattgtgtatgatgactgggtcatcgggtgacccgagctatggtccggacccgacccgaaataatgacaagatttatttttgagacccttacccgatcttaaacccgatgaaatcacactaaattagccc
This window harbors:
- the LOC112779125 gene encoding proteasome subunit alpha type-1-B-like: MFSNQYDTNITTWGSRVKRLFQVEYAMKIVKQDSTAIGFRSKMHVILTCVNKANPKLSSHKKKIFKVDYYIGAAIAEFSVNDCVLSWYMRNECINYSYIYESSLSVGRLVVQLANKI
- the LOC112777216 gene encoding WUSCHEL-related homeobox 13 isoform X1, with translation MIEVSHMPHSVKRNRGSCFFSFSLWMVVKMIEWQKQLQNNEKADRTNNNMMFVKVMTDEQLETLRKQIAVYATLCDQLVEMHRTLSTHHDLTGVRVGNIYCDSLMTSAGQKITSRQRWTPTPLQLQILERIFDQGNGTPSKEKIKEITAELSHHGQISETNVYNWFQNRRARSKRKLQNNVPPTTIESEVDAEVDSKDKKTRPEELIGSQQQQHSTIIMTNASATNRPEKLCFQNPELQYLNNQHPNKNNKSDPIFTSDGTLRPLRNFSRMPVFDDVLSNSRGDYLDGKMEVGGMYNLYQQGGDYNLGG
- the LOC112777216 gene encoding WUSCHEL-related homeobox 13 isoform X2; the encoded protein is MVVKMIEWQKQLQNNEKADRTNNNMMFVKVMTDEQLETLRKQIAVYATLCDQLVEMHRTLSTHHDLTGVRVGNIYCDSLMTSAGQKITSRQRWTPTPLQLQILERIFDQGNGTPSKEKIKEITAELSHHGQISETNVYNWFQNRRARSKRKLQNNVPPTTIESEVDAEVDSKDKKTRPEELIGSQQQQHSTIIMTNASATNRPEKLCFQNPELQYLNNQHPNKNNKSDPIFTSDGTLRPLRNFSRMPVFDDVLSNSRGDYLDGKMEVGGMYNLYQQGGDYNLGG